The Pempheris klunzingeri isolate RE-2024b chromosome 15, fPemKlu1.hap1, whole genome shotgun sequence genome contains the following window.
agaaacagaccaGGAAGGGGTCTCTGGGGTTCCACGTTTCAGACTTGGCACATAGCACCAGTCAAAAGTTGCATTTcttttggccttttttgtttatttttcttgatttcGGTGCCTCATCCGCTGTCACTCCCCTTCTCCCGCTCCTACCAAACACCACCGCCTCTGGTTTCCACGGACAGGGTGACAGCAAGCCTCAGGAGTGCAGGAGTGCGGGTGGGTGCGTGGGTGTTGAGAAAGTCTGCAGTTTTACACAGCAGTCACTTGCACTGGAGAGAGACAGTTAGACTGAGTCACTGTTCCAGTCGAGGACAGGAAACCAACTTTTTGACCGGTCCTTTGTGTTCTGTGTCTTTCACTCAGACATACTGTGGACAAAGTTCTACAGAGACAATAAGAAGTTGAAAAACGACTTCCCTTTTACCAGCCAACCCAAGGTCTACTACAACAACTGACTAAAGTGTCTTCCTCTTTTGGAGTACTTGTGAAGAAAGTGAGGAAGCGACGAATGGCCGTGAAAACACGACCAAGTCTTGTAAGACATTTTGCCAAACTTGCAATTTACAGGGACAATGCTGTTTTGCCTgcctttttagttttagtttgttttgtttcttctgttgTCTTTTATTTAGGTCCGttcacagtgaaacacagtAAATGAAGATACATGAAATAGCAGACTTCAAAGCAGTATGAGCAGAGTAATGGCAAAAAGGAGTTATGCATGGTTTTATGCAGGAGACTTTAAATGTAGCAGACATTTTGAGTGGCTCTATCATTATTGTACACGTAGCACTCCTTTCAGCTGGCGTTGCACAGCCCAATTCATTGTGTTCAGCAGGCAGTTGTTGTGGATGAAGAATATGATTCTAATGTTGtgctattattactattattttcaGTTGTTTCAGACTCactatttccatttttataATTCTAAGCTATGATACTGACAGCGACAAAACTGAGCCAGGGTCAGTGCAGTGTCATACAGTCAAGGAATTACATCCGAAGCATCGTGGGCTGTGCACATGGTGCCTCCCAGTGTTGACAAGTGGAACTGAAGTTCTGGCGTTGGAGGCAAATTATATGCAAGGTTTTGCATAGGTCTGTATGGAAAATGCATTCAAAACGTATTTAACTGTAGGACTACCCAGAATATCAGTTACTGTTCAGTTTTGTTGCtcttttgactgtttttttttttttttatttcaagtttttgCATTCTTAATATTTGGCACCCATTTTATCAGTTTGCCTTCAAGTTTAGCACTTTACAGTTTTGTTCATCGCTAGCCCTCATTGTGGTTCTTAAGGGCTTGAGccaaaacatgaacacattgGAGGCTGTTGAGTGTGAAACAGTCTGCCACTGGCTGTCAAGCAACCAGCACAGACATTATGCAAAAACTAAACTCTACAGCACAGCTACAAATGATTAAACTATCCATTCAAAACCATTATTGTTACTACATGATGTGTCAAACACAACATCCGCCTAAAATTACTAGACTGGTAAGGGCAGTGTTTTAGAAGCAGAAGGGTTTTAAGGGTTTAGCATCAatgtaactgtaaaaaaaaaaaaaaaaaaaaaaaaagccaggaGGTTACCAGGAGACAGTTTCCTGTGCCAgaattattttcatctttttttcactcATTGATCAATATTTCGCTCTTCACAGGGACATAGTCAATGACAAAACAAGTGCCAAGCAAGCATGACACAACCCGTACTGTAATTTCCATTTTGCCACTGGCTACTTTCCATCAGTGACTGATAAAGTTGGTTGATTGTAGCACCCTGTGTGCCAATCTGACCCTAGTGTCTGTGTTCCTCTGTTTTCTAACTCCTGTTCAAACAGTAACTGAAACTGATATTGTCTTAaaacagtgatgtgtttttgtgtgtgtgtgtgtgtgtgtgtgtgtgtgtgggtgcgtgaATGACTGGGTTTGacttttttgatttatttgctaAGATAAAAACCAAAGCACTTTGTATGGTACTTTTACAGTTCTGCACTTCCAGTACAGTTGAACATGTATAACGTGActgtttcacagtttttctgttGGCAAACGGCCTGGTGGTTGACTTGAATCGCACGGGCTGGACCGCTACAGCTCTTAAAGGTTGGATGTTGGAGGgactgaagctgttttttttttgttttgtttttgttctttttacaaTTGACTgtacaaaaaaagtgttttgttgaAATGCATGACATTGGCTACAGGATTCAGAATAGAAGAATATGAAGAGTATATAAATCACTTACAAGACTTTATTTTATTACcatgaaaaaaatcttgtttcAACGTGTGAGCGAGCTGAACGTTTTTTTTTGACGCCTTATTTTCCAACTAGGGATTTTCTTTCTGGTCATAGATGTGTTCACTGACATGCTGGAGTAAAACATGTGCAATCGTTTCTGTAGCCATAAACAGCACCAAACAGACCAACACTCAAGGATGCCTTCAACATTAAGGACTATTTAACAACAGCTTAACTAGCACAACATGCGAAGATTGAGTCTGTCTCTCTGCGTGTCGctaattgtttgattttgtacattttcctctcttctgtGCTTCATgtacagtttatttattatttctatgcTATCTGTCAGAGACGATGGAACAGTAGACTTTATCTTAGTCTGACGTTTAGTACGTATGTGTAGCTTGATGTGTGCAAAAGTCAAACAGGACAGATTTCAACTATTACTCAgctttttcccctctcatttcatttctttatgtCTGCAAATAACATTATACATGAGCAAAAGTACtcactttcatgtttttcttggtTTAAAAATAGTTGAGTGACAGATTTCCATCTGGGTTTTCTGAaacatctctcctctcctgtcttcctctgtttccactgatcTGCTCAGATCACATATTCATGAAGGATCTCACAATAAGTGTGCTGATCTGAGACTCTTTGATTCATCATGGTGATGATTTAGTCGTACGGCCTCAAATCATCCTAGATCAGTATTACTGTTATTAGAGATTTTATGAATATGGGACATGAACTAAGACTGCAGCTTTGACAATCCAAACTCTGCTGTTTAACTGCGGGTGTGTTTGCCCTCTCTCCAACTAGAGCTGTATGCCTTGCCAATAAAGGAAAAAGTCTTCACTCTTTGATGTCTTGTTCTCTGCTTTTATGAGGAAACTTAATACTAAAACTAAAGAAGAATCCTGTGTTTAAACAAGcatgtgttttctgctgatgGGCCAGTCATTACAAAGTCACACTATGCAGCCAGCGATTGCTCAAACCTTCATAACTTTATTTGTAAATCCTGGTTTCTAAAGTGTCAACATGTCTGACTGAATTTTGGaggaaatgtgcaaaatgtacAGCCAAAAAATACTGAGTCGTGTGATTTGGGGATTCAACATCTTAACATCTTATAGTGTCAAAGAAGAGTCACAGCAAGATTATTCACAGCGTAAAGCACTGTGTGGAATGAGCTGCTAATGTTTTTAATAACCTTTAACTGGGAATACTGTATGTTCAGATGGAAAAGTTCATGCTACTTTTATACCTCTACTCCACAGCAATTCAGAAGGTCGTCTTGTTCagctttttactccactatgTTTGTATGACAGCTGCACCTATCACTGTAAGTACTTTGCAGATTGAAGAATTTACATACAAAGcgtggtctataaaatgttataGATTGCACTACCAATAGTATATACTGACAATATCGCACTCTGAAAGAGATCATTCTTCATATTTTTGACACTCTAAGTATATTGTGCTAATGGCACCTCTAAAACATTCTCAGTGTCCAACTTTTCTCTGTGGTTCTACAACATATACACACcactacatttcccatgttCCCCGtgtaaaactgaattaaaaccTCTGAAGAGCGAGTGAATGTAAGGGGGCGGGGCTCTGTGCTTGAATGGGCGGAccctctcctctgattggcccgCGGCCCTGTCAATCATCCTTACGCTTCTGTTTGGACCCGCTTATGCCGGCGCTGTCAATCAGGAGGCGCACGAGCCACTGCAGGTGCAAAGCTGGGCACTGGGCTGGGAGCTGCTGCGGAGCCGAGgacaaaacacacttttcacGGTAAAAACACCGCTCAATTCTCACTGCGCCGCCGTGGTCAGTCTGGCAGGTACAACCGGCAGCGTCCGGATCGTTTGTGGCCTGTCACATCCTGGATTTGGACTGAAATTTTAGTCGTAAATACGGAAGAGTAACCTTCATTTGACATAGCTGGGATGCTTAGCTAGCTCCTGCTGCCACTTTTAAATACTGGTAACGGTCTGCTGCTAGCAGCTAAGGGAGCGATGCTAGCCTGATTAAATCTATTTTCAAAGactaaaaactgcttttttaaaatcttatcTTGCTTTCATCTGGGTAATGTATAAGAAAACGTGTTGTGGTGTATTTATAGGGGTTTTTTTGTGCCAGTTTCAGGCAGCTAGCCGGCTAACACCAGCCAGATAAGCTCCGCCGTGGATGGGAGATGTGGTTCAGGCCGTTTAAATGTGGAGCATGTTGTGTTCAGACACAGTCACAGGGCACTAAGGGCTGCTGGACAGGTTGTTGGTTTGTCTCTGATGTACTACCAGGAAAATTCTGGTCAACCATATGGTCATTGATAATTGGCTGGCTCCGCGGAGGCTCCCTGCCCTCCTGGATGGGAAGGGATAGTCAGTTTAGCTGATGCTTAGCCTGCTAAGCCTTGGTACTTCCGTCCTCTTATCTTGCGTGGGGCGGAGGTGTGCGTTCCCTTCTCCGACCTGTATTATTGACATGAAGTGGAAACACTCAAggctgtgtgttggtgttggcTTGTTGTGTTGACACAGCCTTTTGGCGAAACGGCTGCATCATTTTATTCCCCATATAAAGTTATGAGACAGCTTGGGAACCTTATGGAGCCAAACCTGTCCTCACACAGCAGACCATGCTGACAGTATTTAACCCCATTATGACTTAAATGGTGCACATACAGCTGTTTTTGCACCAGCTTTTTAATTCAGATGTTTTTCCTCTTGAAGAATGATGGTGATCTGTGTTtcagtttgctgtgttttagtCCCCTGGTATCCTTCACAGATGTGTCCCATAATATTTTCTGATGGACGCCTCATATCTGATTTTGGAAGAGAACAAACCAACCAGAAATAGTTAGAGTCAGTCCAGAAAGTGTCTGTCtaaaagcagctgcagaggatgtAACCAAGGTGATATCAGAGGTTTGATCTCGTTCATCCTCGTGTCAGTGGTTTCCCCGGCAAAGACTTTTGTGTTTCTTGATGCCTTCAGTGTGGTTTGTAGATTAAGTGGtctattacttttttttaccaTGTATAGATCAAGTAAAACAAATTCAGTATGAATAATATATCCAAACTAATTGATAAAGGATGtgttaattattttataaaatggtAAAGAGGCAGAATTTCTCATtgcatttgttcatttttaccATTTATCTGCACCAAACACGTCAGCCTGTGGCAGACGAATTGTGATTGCCACTGCACCTACAGTGAAGTCTGACGCTCTCTACCTTTATGTGATGTTTAGTTCTGCAGACACTGTCAAAGAAGCTTTGATTCAGCACTGATTGCTTTTCTTACCGTAttttgtggtggtggtgttacATTGGGTTATATTGTAAGGTGTGTCTTAATCTAGCTcctgtcaataaaaaaaacattttgtttcctcAAGCTAATTCTTTGTGAGTGACTTTACATCTGATTTCTATCTTTGCATAGATGGCGTCTGCTAATGCCACGTACGGACAGAAGGAGACCTCGGACCAGAACTTTGATTATATGTTTAAAATCCTCATCATTGGCAACAGCAGTGTAGGAAAGACTTCCTTCCTTTTCCGCTATGCAGACGACTCATTCACGCCCGCGTTTGTCAGCACAGTGGGCATTGACTTCAAGGTCAAGACCATCTACAGGAATGACAAGAGGATAAAGCTGCAGATCTGGGTGAGGAAGTGAACAcgtacatgcatgcacacctATTAAGGTTGTCAGCTACAAATTGTTTGCTGGTTCCTAGAGCAGGTTGTCGGGTGGGTGAGGGTGAATCACAGTTACCCCCATGATTGTTTTTCAGTAGCTGACATGAGTGTAACAGGTGTAGAGGTCtatggtcacacacacatggtttattttatgtttcattaTCACCACAGGTGTCCAATGTAATGTTTAGATTTCCTCCATAATGCAGAGATGCAGTGCACTCTCTCTAAACTCGCTCTAAAATAAATTGTAGTTATAATTAAAGCATAATTAGAAAAACAGTTGTGTCTGACTGCTGCATAGCTATGATCTGAGAAAATGCAACCTGCACTACTGCCCtcctttcatcttttctttacTGGTAGAATTGTTGTGTGGCCGAAAGGTTTGCTCAGGGTTCTGTCTATGTTCATTTCCATGAACAATATACTGAAATACAGTTTCAGCAGCAGTGGCATCCCTAATACAACATGTGAGGCTGCAACTAACAGCTATTTTTATACTCAAGTAATCTTTTGGtttctaaaatgtcagaaaaaaacatccattCAGGTATCACGTAGTCCAAGGTGACGTCTTCAGATGAACTTTTTTTGCTGGCAGCTCCAACATGAGGACTTGCTGATTCTCAGTGTTACTGAACTGATCCTTTGATCATGATCATGAACTGAATAcctttgggttttagactgcTGGTCAACAAAACAATACATCAGACAATTATTCAATTATCAAAGAAGGTGTGGATTGTTTTTCTGTCGATCGATGAATCGACTTACTATTTCAGCTCTACGGTACATATAATTCAACaagtacaaaatatatatatttgattaatCAGAAATTAGGTAACATTCGTCATTACCTGCAGATCGTCCATAATCAGAATGCCTGTTTTTCATGCTGCACCATCACATCTGTGACTGAAACGCTCTCTACTGTCATATATTTCTAATGATTACCAGCTGGTGAACTGGCGTCTCCATTCCCCAGAATCACTTCATCTGCTGTGTAATGGCAATACCCTTGGAGTGTACTTAACATGAGCCATAAAGGCTGAACCTGGGATCAACTGCTTATTACATGCGACACCAGAGGAATACTTAATGCTCTCTGGGACTTTGGCTGAATGTTAAATCTTAGCAATCATCAGGAGGCTAATGCACATCATAAATTCTTTGCAGGTGCTGGGtgacaatgaaacaaaatatggcacaaaaaaagagagagaaataccaGCACACTGCTGTCTTGTTTAAATCCTTCGTCAGTCCACCGTGGACATGAGTGTGCAGGTGTTTTCATCTTAATGTAAAACCCATCCGGCTTCAACGatgataatatgataatatacaCTCAAACATGAATCTCAATTTAAAACGattgtgttcatgtgtatttgtgtaggACACTGCCGGCCAGGAGCGCTACAGGACGATCACCACAGCTTACTACAGGGGAGCCATGGGCTTCATCCTCATGTATGACATCACCAACGAGGACTCCTTCAACGCCGTTCAAGACTGGTGAGGGACATCTGACATCTGCGTGTGGCGTCCTAACAGCCTACAACCTCATTCCTTTCATTTGATTCAACTCTTCTGGTGTTTCTGGGATTTGTGGGACTAAACACACAAGTACAGAGGAGAATTATGATGTCCGTTTTAAATAGTCCTGTTGCTTTGTCAAGCTACATGTTTGTACAACAAAAGTGTCATTATAACCGGTAACAATGAtgtctgtaaaaaaacaacacatttttcttttctcattagCAAAATGCATATGAGgcatgtgtgtcagtgctgctcctcctctgtttgGAGGAAAGTGGCTCAGTACTTTCTAAAAACCACTTCAGCATCTAAGGAATTAAAGCTGCTGTTGGGATTCGGCCAGTTGATAAAGCTGAACAGCCCGTATTGTGTCTGCTGACAGGTCAACCCAGATCAAGACATACTCGTGGGACAACGCCCAGGTCCTGTTGGTGGGGAACAAGTGCGATATGGAAGATGAAAGGGTGGTGGCTACAGAGAGGGGCCGGCAGCTGTCAGAACAGCTGGGTAAGTCACCTGGTCAGAGTGAAAAGGAAACGTCTCTGTCGTTTTTTCACTGTCGGTGTTAATCCTCCTCTCCTGGGAGCATTAGTGGAAATTAGATATAATCATGAACCATAACATTCCTTCAGAGAGGCGATGATGATGTGCCGAGCGGTCCGACTTTGATTAAAATCCACTCTGCGTTCATCTTGTTTTAAGCTCTGTAGTTGGCAAGCTGTAGGTCGTCAGGATGAGACTTTTCAGTCTTTCGCCACATTACATAGTTTCACTGATGTTACAACAATTCAGGCTGATGTAACTGTAAATCAAAGGCAGCTATACCAACGAGCCACGCTAACATGAGTCTTAACCAGCAACACGTGTTACTGTGCAGCACTTCAGTCCTCATAAGGCacctttcacactcacacagaaaccaTGTAGCTGCTTTTTCAGATAAGCTATGTGTTATTTTCTGCTCTTCCTGTTGAAACATGTAACATCCAAACATGTCTGAGAAGTGATCTGAGTGGTTGCACTGAGTCATTGTATCATTTGTAATTTGACTGTAATTGGACTTAATTTCAAACCACCCATAAAAGAGGTTTAACTATGATCTGAAAAGATGGTATTAGTTTTTGTCAGGACTTATTAATAGATTTCATTTAGAAATACTTAGACAAATCTGATATGCAGGCAAAGCTTAATGAGGTTTGAGCTACCTGGTTGAACGTAGCCTTAATGTGTCCTGACATGATGAGATAAGTGGATTAACTGGATAAGCTTCACATTGGAACAATAAGTGTAACATGGCCTCCCTCTGCTTCTGTCACCCCTCCTGGCAGGTTTCGAGCACTTTGAGACGAGCGCTAAAGATAACATCAATGTGAAGCAGACCTTCGAGCGGCTGGTGGACATCATCTGTGAGAGGATGACCGAGAGTCTGGACAACAACGACCCGACCGTCACCGGAGCTAAACAGGGGCCTCAGCTCAACGAGCAGCCTCAGAGGTCCCATCAGGATTGTGcttgctaaacacacacacgcacaatcTGCCGTCCTAACATCcacacatccttttttttttttccagcctgtctctcactgtttttctttcagataTGGACATACACAGATatattacacacaaacactgccaTACAGAGACACACGGCCTGGCTGCTCACGTTCTCCACCCCTCTCACTACACTAAGAGCTTCGCCCACATGAACCAGCTCTCCCCAAAGATCTGGTGTTTTTCAGAAATATCCTGAAGTCTTTGTTCATCTCAGTAAAGCAGAGGTTATGTGATGGCACTAACTTGGTCAGAGGGGTGAAGAACATATAACAGAGGAACAATCccaagttgtttttctttcttattcgTACTTATTTACACAAACCCTCCATACTGTACTTTAACAGAACGATAAAAGGCCAGTCGAGACCAAGACGTTCCTTTCTGGCGTGTCTACAATTAGGTTTCATTCTAAAAACGCTGTGATGGAGGAATATTTGAGGGATCCTCCACCTCCCACTCAGCACTAATGCTTCGAACCTAAATGGATACAATttgtttgtaatttgttttacttttagtCCCACTGAAAATATGTTTGTTGCTGTGAATAgagttgcttttctttttctttttttttatgtctttgagTTGGTCGGTGTGGTTTTGAGCATGTGAAATCACCGGTCCTTCACAGTGTTGCCAGTTTCTACAGATACTATTGTACCAAGTTTGACGTCCAAACAGtttgaaagtgtgtttttcctttttaattctAGGAGTGAATGTTAGGAGAGTCATGCATATcagtttttattaatatttggCCCTTTCCCAGAATTCTGTTAGTGAAACTGGACGGCATCGTCAGTCGCCTGGTCGGTTGGTCCACTGTTATAGCTGCATAGCCTCTGGGGTTTGCTCGATTTTAGATtcttagtcttgttttttttttacttttttgttacTATTTTTTAAGacagaataaaaaagataaGGGATCTCTTTTTGCCACGTGGAGAGGAGTGTATAAATGTTTCAAAGTCCATAGACATGCATTTTGAAAtgcatatataatatatatataattatcaGATGATACGATAATAATGCTTTAGGAACATTGGATTCCTACCTGTGCTGTCGTCGGAGGtgattgctgttgtttttaattgATTCTGGTTGACTGGACGGTCGTCTGTACGAGCTGTCGTCTGAATTTAATCCGTCCCGCAGTTTCAGCACCAAATGGCGTTATATTAACTTTTCATTCACTTCATACAGTGCAACATGCACCCACTAGAAAGACATGTAACTCAGCGTGAGCACTCCATCAGGTTCCAGGTAGTCTCTGATGTCATGGTAGACGACAAGTTcatctttggtttttttttggggggggggcatggtgTTTTTAAGCATGTTAAATGTCAAGTTGTGAGTTTtatttccctctctgatgctaaGACGAGGGACTGTCTGCTCGTGTATACAGGACAGAACCTTCTGTTGTGTCATGCAGTCACAGATGAGCTGAGGCATGCGAACATATTTTCGACCCCTTTTCGAAATGtaacttatttattttgttttactctatttatttaatgttcttCCTAGATTATGCATTGCAATCTGCACTCTACTTTTTAAAGAGATGTTCCAAAGCATTCAATTGCTTAAAGCGTCCCGGCTTTTAAATGAAGATGTATTCGTGTTTACAGTGACTATAAAGCTTAAGATGCTTCTTCGAGAGGAAAGTAAAACATTCCAGGGTAAGAATCACTTATCATGTCTGCGCAGCTTTGGTGGgaagtttgtttgtcttttgataTCAGTTACGTAACTTTTAAGACACTGTAGTGTAAAAGCAGACTGTTCTCACAGAGCAATAGCAGTTCTTTCCCTCCACACCCAAATATCAGCAACGTAATACACGTactatacgtgtgtgtgtgtgtgtctgaatgtacAGTTTGTACAAAGGCAGTCTTAATAATCGCTCTTTCCAAAGAGATTTCGACAATAAATTTAGAGCCAAAAAGAGCACTTGTTAGATGTTTGTTAGACTTTGCACTAACTAACTCATCTGGTAGTGTTTTTCCTACTCGGTGCAGTAGCttcaaaaagggaaaatgtttgGGAAGTAAGCTGAATACTCTGAACACTTCATTAATATGGTGATTCTTACTGCATTGGTTCACTTTTGACttgtttgttgattttttttttttgttactttatttattgtgttttcctATGGCTGTAAACTTTGCCGGTCGCTCACAGTAGGAACGCACACGGATCCTCTTCAACTCCTCCCTCCATGTCATCATAAATAAACCTTGTAAATAGGATTTTTTCTGCCCGTCAGATATTAGTAGTGTGAATTGTGCTGTAATTCTGTAATGCCAGATTTGCTAAAATGAGGAATCAATAAACAAattgtaaaagctgcatttgctctgctgcttcacCAGTTCTTCCCAAAGGTCTGATTTACAAGAAGTGCACATGTGGTGTTTGAGAAGTGGTTTGGAGCAGGTTGTGTTGTGCCCAGCAGAGGGCACAGTGCTGCaataatgtcttgttttctgctctcagtGCTGTTTGACCATCTATGGTTTGGTTCAGCTGCTCTCCTGCACTTTCTACAACACCCTGTGTCAACTGTGGAGGAGACAATAAAGATGAAGGTatgattttatatattattctcTCAAATGTTCTTCCTGACTGTATAATAAAGCAAGCAGAGCCTAGTCAGACACAACACGCGTGCTTTAGTTATGTAGTGAATTTAATAAATGTCAGGTTGAAAGTCCCTTACATGTGGATACATAGAGTTTCTCAGCACGTACACATACATTCATGGAAGTGGCGACTGGAGAAGAGCACAGCAGCCACCATAATGACCAGTACAATGGTTACTGTACACAAGAGAGACAAGACATGCAGTGTTCAGGTTTttgcaaaaaaatgaaaatacaaagaaGAAGTAAGACCATaagtaaaataagaaatgtttcagtaaataaaatatatatttgtcatTGCTAAGTGCTTGTAAACAAGTAAGGCATTATATTACACGGTGGATGACAGCACTTGGTGACACCCCGGTGTTTGGTTGCACTCTTGTAGAGATTGTCCAGCTTACACATAAATGAATGCTGTCCCTCAGCAGTCCACTGGACAGCAGTTTGCTACATGGCTTCCCAAAAAAAATAGGGCAACAAATCTAAGTCTGATTGCTGCACAAACTCAGTCAGATTTGAGCGAATCAGAAAAGGCTGCAGcccacacctgctgctgcttaaCCTGTCATTTTCCAGTCCTCTGTGGCAGCTCTCACACAGGCCTGTTGGTGTCTGCACAGTGCTGTGCACATGGTTTATCTCTTACAGGCTTCATCTTGAGGGTGCATTCACAGTGGCCTCATATCACGTCTCTGATAAGGATCTTGGGTAATAAAAGACAAATGTTCCTCCATAGTACAGGCCTGTGGGTATCCTcagagctgtaaaaaaaaacaaaacaaaaaaaaacacatccatgaAGAGCACCGTTTCTGGGAGTTAGTAGGCTTGGACCTGGTTTGGCAAAAGCTGGCATCCGCTGCTGACATGGTTCATCACCTTCTGCTTCAGCTGGGCCACTTGCTCCCTGAGGACGCTGGCTGTGGAGGCcagctctgtgttctgtgttttcaggctcTTGACCTTGTCCTCCAGCCGAGAGATCCTCTCCAGTTTTCTTTTGCGGCATTTGGAGGCGGCTATCCGGTTCCGCAGCTTTTTCCTCTCCGCCTTGATGCGCTCCTGGTTGTCCATGTCGatgggagacagaggggggcTGTCCCCGAAGCTCTGCATGTCTGGCACCGTCTGAGGCTCGTCCTTCACCAGACCTGCGGACTGGAGTCGCGACAGAGCAGCCGCAGCGGCCGCCTGTTGCTGCGCGCTGGCCAGATGAGACGGAGGCGGCGGGAAGGGGATGGTGTCCGTGGCGTAGTTGATGGTGGTGGCTCCGAGCGGACTGGCCGCATAGCCGTTCAAGGTAGTGTATACTGGGAGGTCCGATGGCTGAAGCCCGGCGGACCCGAGTGCGTTGGATGATCCGAGGAGCTCCAGCCTGTCCACGGAGACGCACCCCGCCTCGCTCAGCTGGTTCTGCTTGTGGAGATCCTCCAGCGCCTTCACGAAACCCTCCGCGAACTCCTGCTCGTCGCTGGCTGACTTCGGGTAGAGGAACTGGGAGGTCGGGGTGGTGGCGGCGGAGACCAACCCGTTTGACTGGATAATAAGGCGCTCCAAGTCCGGGGAGGTTAGTTTCAAGAGTCCCAGGTCTGAGGAGTTGAGAAGTCCGTCTGTGTCCCGGATCGGGTTTGTTTTGAGCTCGGAGTTCTGGTCGTCCAAGTTCAGATTAATGTCCTTCTTCATCATCGTGTTGTGGGAATAGATGCTGGGGACCCTCGGAGTGCTCACCACGGTGCCTGGGTAGAGGCTTGTTTCCATTCTCCACCCTCACATGAGGGAGTGTTGATCGTTACGCACTAACGATTGTTGAACAGTCACATCCAAACatgaggaaatcagctgatcccTCTTTATAAGTGATCCTGTCT
Protein-coding sequences here:
- the rab3aa gene encoding RAB3A, member RAS oncogene family, a, with the translated sequence MASANATYGQKETSDQNFDYMFKILIIGNSSVGKTSFLFRYADDSFTPAFVSTVGIDFKVKTIYRNDKRIKLQIWDTAGQERYRTITTAYYRGAMGFILMYDITNEDSFNAVQDWSTQIKTYSWDNAQVLLVGNKCDMEDERVVATERGRQLSEQLGFEHFETSAKDNINVKQTFERLVDIICERMTESLDNNDPTVTGAKQGPQLNEQPQRSHQDCAC
- the LOC139214583 gene encoding transcription factor JunD-like, translated to METSLYPGTVVSTPRVPSIYSHNTMMKKDINLNLDDQNSELKTNPIRDTDGLLNSSDLGLLKLTSPDLERLIIQSNGLVSAATTPTSQFLYPKSASDEQEFAEGFVKALEDLHKQNQLSEAGCVSVDRLELLGSSNALGSAGLQPSDLPVYTTLNGYAASPLGATTINYATDTIPFPPPPSHLASAQQQAAAAAALSRLQSAGLVKDEPQTVPDMQSFGDSPPLSPIDMDNQERIKAERKKLRNRIAASKCRKRKLERISRLEDKVKSLKTQNTELASTASVLREQVAQLKQKVMNHVSSGCQLLPNQVQAY